In the Hyphomonadaceae bacterium BL14 genome, one interval contains:
- a CDS encoding isoaspartyl peptidase/L-asparaginase has translation MIRRHLTIALTSAITAASLAGAGAACAQDAEEAAASRPAWALVLHGGAGVIERGAMDAETEAAYRSALGDVLALGASMLEAGAPAMDVVEAMIQVLEDDPLFNAGRGAVFTSEGRIEHDASVMRASDMQAGAIAGVQGVRHPISLARAVMEDSPHVMLQGPGAEAFADAQGLERIDESYFFTERRWRALERQVQALGLPVPPRPDGAPDPEPVREGLLEQMDREHRFGTVGVVALDRSGEMVAGTSTGGTTAKRWGRVGDSPVIGAGTYAGSDCGVSATGTGEYFIRLSVAARICARIELAGEDGQSAADTVIQDELTAMGGDGGVVMLHAGAPLWSFNTSGMYRAAQIAGGEPVVAIFEDEG, from the coding sequence ATGATCCGCCGCCATCTGACCATTGCACTTACCTCAGCCATCACCGCCGCCAGCCTTGCGGGGGCGGGTGCCGCTTGCGCACAGGACGCAGAAGAGGCCGCCGCATCCCGTCCCGCCTGGGCTCTGGTGCTGCATGGCGGTGCCGGTGTCATCGAGCGCGGTGCCATGGACGCCGAGACTGAAGCGGCCTATCGCAGCGCGCTTGGCGATGTGCTGGCGCTGGGCGCCTCCATGCTGGAAGCCGGTGCGCCGGCAATGGACGTGGTGGAGGCCATGATCCAGGTGCTGGAGGATGATCCTCTGTTCAATGCCGGGCGCGGGGCAGTCTTCACCTCGGAGGGACGCATCGAGCACGACGCCTCGGTGATGCGCGCCTCGGACATGCAGGCTGGTGCCATAGCGGGCGTGCAGGGCGTGCGCCATCCGATCTCGCTGGCGCGCGCCGTGATGGAGGACAGCCCTCACGTGATGCTGCAGGGGCCTGGTGCCGAAGCCTTCGCTGACGCGCAAGGGTTGGAGCGTATCGACGAGAGCTATTTCTTTACCGAGCGGCGCTGGCGTGCCCTGGAGCGTCAGGTCCAGGCTCTGGGCCTGCCCGTGCCGCCGCGCCCTGACGGGGCACCCGACCCCGAGCCGGTGCGCGAGGGATTGCTGGAGCAGATGGATCGTGAGCACCGCTTCGGCACGGTGGGCGTGGTTGCGCTGGACCGCTCCGGCGAGATGGTGGCGGGCACGTCTACCGGCGGCACAACGGCCAAGCGCTGGGGCCGGGTCGGCGATTCGCCGGTCATTGGCGCAGGCACCTATGCCGGCAGCGATTGCGGGGTCTCGGCGACGGGCACGGGCGAGTATTTCATCCGCCTGTCGGTCGCAGCCCGTATCTGCGCGCGTATCGAACTGGCCGGCGAAGACGGGCAGAGCGCCGCAGACACAGTCATCCAGGATGAACTTACCGCCATGGGCGGTGATGGCGGGGTGGTGATGCTCCATGCCGGCGCGCCGCTGTGGAGCTTCAACACCTCCGGCATGTACCGCGCCGCGCAGATCGCCGGCGGCGAACCGGTGGTCGCGATCTTCGAGGACGAGGGCTAG
- the recR gene encoding recombination mediator RecR: MAAAGPEIERLIQLLAKLPGLGPRSARRAALQMLQKRDTVMLPLAEALAETAAKVKPCSICGNLDVADPCTVCRDPRREPGVICVVETVSDLWALERASAFKGRYHVLGGVLSAIDGIGPDELNIARLIERARSGEIHEIILALNATVDGQTTAHFLADKLAGTGVALTSLARGVPVGGELDYLDDGTLAAAFRSRRPA, from the coding sequence ATGGCGGCGGCCGGACCTGAAATCGAACGCCTGATCCAGCTGCTCGCCAAGCTGCCGGGGCTCGGCCCGCGCTCTGCGCGGCGCGCGGCGCTGCAAATGCTGCAAAAGCGCGACACGGTCATGCTGCCGCTGGCGGAGGCGCTGGCCGAAACCGCCGCGAAGGTGAAGCCGTGCTCCATCTGCGGCAATCTCGATGTGGCCGATCCGTGCACGGTGTGCCGCGATCCGCGCCGCGAGCCGGGCGTGATCTGCGTGGTGGAGACGGTGAGCGATCTGTGGGCGCTGGAGCGCGCCAGCGCCTTCAAGGGCCGCTATCACGTGCTGGGCGGCGTCCTGTCAGCGATTGACGGCATCGGGCCGGACGAGCTCAACATCGCCCGCCTGATCGAGCGCGCGCGCTCGGGCGAGATCCATGAAATCATCCTCGCCCTCAACGCCACGGTGGACGGCCAGACCACCGCCCATTTCCTCGCCGACAAGCTGGCCGGTACTGGCGTCGCCCTCACCTCGCTGGCGCGCGGCGTGCCGGTGGGGGGAGAGCTTGATTATCTGGACGATGGCACGCTGGCCGCTGCCTTTCGCAGCCGCCGTCCCGCCTGA
- a CDS encoding 3-methyl-2-oxobutanoate dehydrogenase (2-methylpropanoyl-transferring) subunit alpha yields the protein MSNGQSRFHVPTPPFRPGDAPDFSYLNLPKAGTAKRPEALASWRETSDLATGLVGVLDHNHQAVGEWDPRLSPELLREGLSHMVLTRIYDERMLKLQRQGKMSFYMKSTGEEAVAVAAAMALRPNDMVFPSYRQQGILFARGRNIVDMMCHCISNSRDNLKGRQLPVHYAWAEGNFFTISGNLGTQFPQAVGYAMACAYKGEDRVAASWIGDGTTAEGDFHGALTLASTYRAPVILNVVNNQWAISSHQNIALGDAPTFASKGLGYGIASLRVDGNDFLAVYAATQWAAERARKGGGATLIEMFTYRADAHSTSDDPSKYRPKTEAGVWPLGDPVERLKQHLIGKGEWDETRHDTLVEAMTTLVVKSYKEAESHGTLHDGPLSPTESIFEDVYARPDWRLRRQRQDLGV from the coding sequence ATGTCGAACGGACAGTCGCGCTTTCATGTGCCCACGCCGCCCTTTCGTCCCGGGGATGCGCCCGATTTCAGCTATCTGAACCTGCCCAAGGCGGGGACGGCCAAGCGCCCCGAGGCGCTGGCGTCCTGGCGCGAGACCAGCGATCTCGCGACAGGTCTGGTAGGTGTGCTGGACCATAACCACCAGGCGGTGGGCGAGTGGGACCCCAGGCTGAGCCCGGAGCTCCTGCGCGAAGGTCTGTCGCACATGGTGCTGACGCGCATCTATGACGAGCGCATGCTCAAGCTGCAGCGCCAGGGCAAGATGAGCTTCTACATGAAGTCCACCGGCGAGGAGGCCGTCGCCGTGGCCGCCGCCATGGCCCTGCGCCCCAATGACATGGTGTTCCCCAGCTATCGCCAGCAGGGCATCTTGTTCGCGCGCGGGCGCAATATCGTCGACATGATGTGCCACTGCATCTCCAACAGCCGCGACAATCTCAAGGGCCGCCAGCTGCCGGTTCACTATGCCTGGGCCGAAGGCAATTTCTTCACGATCTCGGGCAATCTGGGCACGCAGTTTCCACAGGCCGTCGGCTATGCCATGGCCTGCGCCTACAAGGGCGAGGACCGGGTTGCGGCGAGCTGGATCGGTGATGGCACCACGGCCGAGGGCGATTTCCACGGCGCGCTGACGCTGGCGTCCACCTATCGCGCGCCGGTGATCCTGAATGTGGTCAATAATCAGTGGGCCATTTCCAGCCACCAGAATATCGCGCTGGGCGACGCGCCGACTTTCGCGTCCAAGGGGCTGGGCTATGGGATCGCCTCGCTGCGCGTGGACGGCAATGACTTCCTGGCGGTGTATGCGGCCACGCAATGGGCTGCCGAGCGCGCGCGCAAGGGCGGCGGGGCGACGCTGATCGAGATGTTCACCTACCGCGCCGACGCCCACTCCACGTCGGATGATCCTTCCAAATACCGGCCCAAGACCGAAGCCGGCGTCTGGCCGCTGGGCGATCCCGTCGAGCGGCTCAAGCAGCACCTGATCGGCAAGGGCGAGTGGGACGAGACCCGCCACGACACGCTGGTGGAGGCGATGACCACGCTGGTGGTCAAATCCTACAAAGAGGCCGAAAGCCACGGCACGCTGCATGATGGCCCGCTTTCGCCCACTGAAAGCATTTTCGAGGACGTGTACGCGCGCCCCGACTGGCGCCTGCGCCGCCAGCGCCAGGATCTGGGGGTCTAG
- the tyrS gene encoding tyrosine--tRNA ligase, producing the protein MTLILADPAKTPFLADLEARGLLSAKTPELTDALIASERLPLYVGFDPSAPSLHAGNLIPLLGMDRYRRRGGQVIVLLGGATGMIGDPSGKDAERNLQAEEAVLANIDSQRKQFEALFAATDGPAPIFVNNADWYRGMDVIAFLREVGKHFSVNAMLQKDSVKNRIENREQGISFTEFTYQLLQGYDFVHLHRTYGCRIQMGGSDQWGNIVGGVDLLRRMDGVQGHAITYSLLTNSEGKKYGKSEKGAVWLDPELTSPYEFYQFWLNSADADTPKFLAWLTDIDLDCLEELKNAPAHERRPQKALAELLTARVHGARAAALAEEASAVIFSGKSDSLSGELIAMIARAVPTLEADEGPCLLIDAMVALGAAASKGEARRLIGQNAVSANGVKLNEEGADLRDHRAGAGAVVLSVGKAKRFLVRFDSQ; encoded by the coding sequence ATGACCCTGATCCTCGCCGACCCTGCAAAGACGCCCTTTCTCGCCGATCTTGAGGCGCGCGGGCTGCTGAGCGCGAAGACGCCGGAACTCACCGACGCGCTGATCGCGTCGGAGCGGCTGCCGCTCTATGTCGGGTTTGATCCGAGCGCGCCGAGCCTGCATGCGGGCAATCTGATCCCGCTTCTGGGCATGGACCGGTATCGCCGCCGGGGCGGGCAGGTGATCGTGCTGCTGGGCGGTGCCACCGGCATGATCGGCGATCCGTCAGGCAAGGACGCCGAGCGCAATCTGCAGGCTGAAGAGGCGGTGCTGGCCAATATCGACAGCCAGCGCAAGCAGTTCGAAGCGCTGTTCGCGGCTACTGACGGGCCGGCGCCGATCTTCGTGAACAATGCCGACTGGTATCGGGGCATGGACGTGATCGCCTTCCTGCGCGAGGTGGGCAAGCATTTCTCGGTCAATGCCATGCTGCAAAAGGACTCGGTGAAGAACCGCATCGAGAACCGTGAGCAGGGCATCAGCTTCACCGAATTCACCTACCAGCTTTTGCAGGGGTATGACTTTGTCCACCTGCACCGCACGTATGGCTGCCGCATCCAGATGGGCGGATCAGACCAGTGGGGCAATATTGTCGGCGGAGTCGATCTCCTGCGCCGCATGGACGGCGTGCAGGGTCATGCGATCACCTATTCCCTGCTGACCAATTCGGAAGGCAAGAAATACGGCAAGAGCGAAAAGGGCGCGGTCTGGCTCGATCCCGAGCTGACCAGCCCGTACGAGTTCTACCAGTTCTGGCTCAACTCCGCCGACGCCGACACGCCCAAATTCCTGGCGTGGCTGACCGATATTGATCTCGATTGCCTGGAAGAGCTCAAGAACGCCCCGGCCCATGAGCGCCGCCCGCAAAAGGCGCTGGCCGAACTGCTGACCGCGCGTGTGCATGGCGCGCGCGCAGCGGCCCTGGCCGAAGAGGCGAGCGCGGTGATCTTCTCTGGCAAGTCGGACAGTTTAAGCGGGGAGCTGATCGCCATGATCGCGCGCGCCGTGCCGACCCTCGAAGCAGACGAGGGACCCTGCCTGCTGATCGATGCGATGGTGGCCCTGGGCGCTGCAGCCTCAAAGGGCGAGGCGCGCCGGCTGATCGGGCAGAATGCGGTGTCAGCCAATGGCGTGAAACTGAACGAGGAAGGCGCTGACCTGCGTGATCACCGGGCTGGCGCGGGCGCCGTGGTGCTCTCGGTGGGCAAGGCCAAACGCTTCCTCGTCCGGTTCGATAGTCAATAG
- a CDS encoding GNAT family N-acetyltransferase yields the protein MDGTPLSEFEPPVIVRVARTMDDIQRVAVVRALVYMSEQACPYEEEFDGNDLSGATHLIAEAGTEPLGCLRLRWFADFAKVERVCVRPGHRQGRVARTLMTDAIQLIRRKGYRRFVGHVQQHLIPYWKRYGFIHRAERGVFVFSDRAYAEMEGRYEPLANALNIDSNPLVLDRPEGAWDRPGPLDKSVQRGVAPDQFNRRPAPAAQSAGDTAITQNAQEKAD from the coding sequence ATGGACGGTACGCCGCTCTCCGAGTTCGAACCGCCCGTGATCGTACGCGTTGCGCGCACCATGGATGATATCCAGCGCGTCGCTGTGGTGCGTGCGCTGGTCTACATGTCCGAGCAGGCCTGCCCGTATGAGGAAGAGTTCGACGGGAATGATCTGTCCGGCGCGACCCACCTGATCGCTGAAGCCGGGACCGAGCCGCTGGGCTGCCTGCGCCTGCGCTGGTTTGCCGATTTTGCGAAGGTGGAGCGGGTGTGCGTGCGTCCGGGCCACCGTCAGGGCCGGGTGGCACGCACGCTGATGACTGACGCCATCCAGCTCATCCGCCGGAAAGGTTACCGGCGCTTTGTCGGTCACGTGCAACAGCACCTCATCCCATACTGGAAGCGCTATGGCTTCATTCACCGGGCCGAGCGCGGTGTGTTCGTATTCTCAGACAGGGCCTATGCCGAAATGGAAGGGCGCTACGAGCCGCTGGCCAATGCGCTGAATATTGACAGCAACCCGCTGGTTCTGGATCGTCCTGAAGGGGCGTGGGACCGTCCCGGACCGTTGGACAAATCGGTGCAGCGCGGCGTGGCACCTGACCAGTTCAACCGGCGGCCCGCGCCGGCTGCGCAGAGCGCGGGTGACACGGCAATCACGCAGAACGCGCAAGAAAAGGCTGACTGA
- a CDS encoding isochorismatase family protein, whose protein sequence is MMPGTPVLLCLDLQQEFVTPGRPWSDPDGTEIALTCARIIEAARTAGWSLVHAQLHQGAPMIAGHGLTQPIPGCEPRPGEVLLRRAGVSAYAHPDLDGILEGGDPVSAFVIGFSAPMSMTATLFDAADRVHALSLIEEAIGAADVGEWGAEHTRALCLDTARKMHRAVRLSDVKGLDMPAVTAPGGCRIA, encoded by the coding sequence ATGATGCCAGGGACCCCGGTTTTGCTGTGCCTCGATCTGCAACAGGAATTTGTGACGCCAGGACGGCCGTGGTCAGACCCGGACGGCACCGAGATCGCGCTCACTTGCGCGCGCATCATCGAGGCGGCCCGTACGGCAGGCTGGTCGCTGGTGCATGCCCAGCTTCACCAGGGCGCGCCGATGATCGCCGGCCACGGCCTCACCCAGCCCATTCCCGGATGTGAGCCGCGCCCGGGCGAGGTGCTGCTGCGCCGCGCGGGTGTGTCGGCCTACGCGCACCCGGATCTCGATGGCATTCTGGAGGGCGGTGACCCGGTGTCGGCTTTCGTGATCGGCTTCTCGGCACCCATGTCCATGACCGCGACCCTGTTTGACGCCGCTGACCGCGTCCATGCCCTCAGCCTGATCGAGGAAGCCATAGGGGCGGCCGATGTGGGCGAATGGGGAGCCGAACACACACGCGCCCTGTGCCTGGACACCGCCCGCAAGATGCACCGCGCGGTGCGGCTGAGCGATGTGAAGGGGCTGGACATGCCGGCCGTAACGGCGCCGGGCGGGTGCCGCATCGCCTGA
- a CDS encoding 2-oxo acid dehydrogenase subunit E2, which yields MAEYTYKLPDVGEGVVEAEIVEWHIKEGDKVVEDQHILDVMTDKATVEIPCAVNGVVKKIVGEPGEVLAVGTVILVIEIDGTAPTQEDTPAPAKDDAKPVKDEAKAEPAAAPAPVERTAEPAPAPAAPKPAAMPAAPSRSSGERALASPAVRQRALEADIDLSAVPGSGPAGRITHDDLDDFIASGGRLASRSGAASGGRAPRTGVETIKVIGLRRKIAENMALAKRTIPHIAYVEEIDLTALEDLRAHLNASRKEGREKLTLIPFLVTALTKAVVDVPQANAHYDTENAVLTQYEGVHCGIAAATPKGLMVPVIRHAEAMDIWQIAAEVKRLAEAARTGKATKEELTGSTITITSLGAMGGIVTTPVINHPETAIIGVNKMQVLPRYNAEGQITPRKIMNLSSSFDHRIVDGYEAARLIQAVKAYLEHPATLFME from the coding sequence ATGGCCGAATACACCTACAAGCTGCCCGATGTCGGCGAGGGCGTGGTCGAGGCCGAGATCGTCGAATGGCACATCAAGGAAGGTGACAAGGTCGTTGAGGACCAGCACATCCTGGATGTGATGACAGACAAGGCGACGGTTGAAATCCCCTGCGCGGTCAATGGCGTGGTCAAAAAGATCGTTGGCGAGCCCGGCGAGGTGCTGGCCGTGGGCACGGTGATCCTGGTGATCGAGATCGACGGGACAGCGCCGACGCAAGAGGACACGCCGGCCCCGGCGAAGGATGACGCGAAGCCGGTCAAGGATGAGGCGAAAGCCGAACCCGCCGCCGCGCCGGCGCCAGTGGAGCGCACAGCCGAGCCTGCACCGGCTCCGGCGGCACCCAAGCCTGCCGCTATGCCCGCTGCCCCCTCACGTTCCTCCGGCGAGCGGGCGCTGGCCAGCCCCGCCGTGCGCCAGCGTGCGCTGGAGGCCGACATTGATCTGTCCGCCGTGCCGGGCTCCGGTCCGGCGGGACGGATCACCCATGATGATCTCGATGATTTCATCGCCTCGGGCGGGCGGCTTGCATCGCGCTCCGGCGCGGCCAGCGGGGGCCGTGCGCCGCGCACCGGCGTGGAGACCATCAAGGTGATCGGCCTGCGCCGCAAGATCGCCGAGAACATGGCGCTGGCCAAGCGCACCATCCCCCACATCGCCTATGTGGAGGAGATCGACCTGACGGCGCTGGAAGATTTGCGCGCCCATCTCAACGCGTCGCGCAAAGAGGGCCGCGAGAAGCTGACCCTCATCCCCTTCCTGGTCACGGCGCTGACCAAAGCGGTCGTGGACGTGCCCCAGGCCAACGCCCATTACGACACCGAGAACGCGGTGCTGACCCAGTATGAGGGCGTGCATTGCGGCATCGCGGCGGCTACGCCCAAGGGGCTGATGGTACCGGTGATCCGCCATGCCGAGGCGATGGACATCTGGCAGATCGCCGCCGAGGTGAAACGCCTGGCTGAAGCGGCGCGCACCGGCAAGGCGACGAAGGAGGAGCTGACCGGCTCCACCATCACCATCACCTCGCTGGGCGCCATGGGCGGCATCGTCACCACCCCGGTGATCAACCATCCCGAGACGGCGATCATCGGCGTCAACAAGATGCAGGTCCTGCCGCGCTATAACGCAGAGGGCCAGATCACGCCGCGCAAGATCATGAACCTCTCCTCCAGCTTCGATCACCGCATCGTCGACGGCTATGAGGCCGCCCGCCTGATCCAGGCGGTGAAAGCCTATCTGGAGCACCCCGCGACGCTGTTTATGGAGTAG
- a CDS encoding peptidase S10 codes for MIRFAILALGAVLLAAAPAIAADDAGTPQQSEPRSWESQGQVTANGQRIRYRAIAGEMFLRDADNTPTAAIFHTTYLREGVTDPRTRPVAFIFNGGPGSASLWLHMGVFGPQRVVLPSDAEDDGAAPYDVRENPETLLDRADLVFIDPVGTGWSRTLGDTEGSQFWGVNEDAEAISQFIRRWLAEHRRWNSPKYLIGESYGTTRIGALMRQMELGWNDVSINGVVLVSTILDFSLNRTNAGNEIAFAAAIPGFAATAWYHDRVDQAAWGGDRERFLDEARTFAGDEYLPAILRGQSLPQARQREIAARYAAFTGLSADYVTRANLRVNLNRFRTELLRDQGLSVGRFDSRFTGIEPDAVREGPEGDPSGYGIDGAYTAAMLDHFTRNLGVEITTPYVTLGGIPSWNWDAGEAGGSNSYVNVAPWLERAMRQNRDLRVLAANGLYDQATPFYPVELVFNRPGFDRERVTLTYYEAGHMMYLHQPSIEALARDVRAFVQ; via the coding sequence ATGATCCGTTTCGCCATTTTGGCGCTGGGTGCCGTGCTGCTTGCCGCCGCGCCCGCTATCGCTGCAGACGATGCGGGCACGCCGCAGCAAAGCGAGCCGCGCAGCTGGGAGAGCCAGGGGCAGGTTACCGCCAATGGCCAGCGCATCCGCTACCGCGCCATCGCGGGCGAGATGTTCCTGCGTGACGCCGACAATACGCCGACCGCCGCGATCTTCCACACCACCTATCTGCGCGAGGGCGTCACCGATCCGCGCACGCGCCCTGTCGCCTTCATCTTCAATGGCGGGCCGGGCTCGGCATCGCTCTGGCTGCACATGGGCGTGTTCGGGCCGCAGCGCGTGGTTCTGCCCTCGGACGCGGAAGATGACGGTGCCGCGCCCTATGATGTGCGCGAGAACCCCGAAACCCTGCTGGATCGCGCCGATCTGGTATTCATCGATCCGGTCGGCACCGGCTGGAGCCGCACGCTGGGCGATACCGAAGGCTCGCAGTTCTGGGGCGTCAATGAAGACGCCGAAGCCATCAGTCAGTTCATCCGCCGCTGGCTGGCCGAGCACCGCCGCTGGAATTCGCCCAAATACCTGATTGGCGAGAGCTATGGCACCACGAGGATCGGCGCGCTGATGCGCCAGATGGAGTTGGGCTGGAATGACGTGTCCATCAATGGCGTGGTGCTCGTCTCAACCATCCTGGACTTCTCGTTGAACCGGACCAATGCCGGCAATGAAATCGCCTTCGCCGCGGCGATTCCGGGCTTCGCAGCCACCGCCTGGTATCATGACCGCGTCGACCAGGCCGCCTGGGGCGGTGACCGGGAACGCTTCCTTGACGAGGCGCGCACGTTCGCCGGTGATGAATACCTGCCCGCCATCCTGCGCGGCCAGTCCTTGCCGCAAGCCCGCCAGCGCGAGATCGCTGCGCGCTATGCGGCCTTCACCGGCTTGTCGGCGGACTATGTGACCCGGGCCAATTTGCGCGTGAATCTCAACCGCTTCCGCACCGAGCTCCTGCGCGATCAGGGCCTGTCGGTGGGACGGTTCGATTCCCGCTTTACCGGCATCGAGCCCGACGCCGTGCGTGAAGGCCCGGAAGGCGATCCGTCGGGCTACGGCATTGATGGCGCCTACACCGCCGCGATGCTGGACCACTTCACCCGTAATCTGGGGGTCGAGATCACCACGCCTTACGTGACGCTGGGCGGCATTCCCAGCTGGAACTGGGATGCGGGCGAGGCGGGCGGAAGCAATTCCTACGTCAATGTCGCACCGTGGCTGGAACGCGCCATGCGCCAGAACCGGGATCTGCGCGTCCTGGCCGCCAACGGGCTGTATGATCAGGCCACGCCTTTCTATCCTGTGGAGCTGGTGTTCAACCGTCCCGGCTTTGACCGGGAGCGGGTGACGCTGACCTACTACGAGGCCGGGCACATGATGTATCTGCACCAGCCCTCCATCGAGGCGCTGGCGCGTGATGTGCGCGCCTTCGTGCAATAG
- a CDS encoding alpha-ketoacid dehydrogenase subunit beta: MPAMNIIQALNSAMDVLLDTDPDVIIFGEDAGYFGGVFKATDGLQAKYGLDRVFDAPINEAAIAAMAIGMAARGLKPIAEIQFADYIFPAIDQIVSEMSRIRYRSAGQFTAGCVMRSPWGGGIRGGQTHSMSPEAFFTHVPGLQVVVPSNPYDAKGLLIAAVESGDPVIFFEPKRIYNGPYDGVPDKPLASWARHPKGEVPEGRYTVELGKAEVVREGSACTLITYGTLVHVAEAAAEHSGLDVEIIDLKSLVPYDIETIAASVNKTGRVVVAQEAPRTSGFAAELAAQIQEECFYALEAPIFRLTGWDTPYPHAHEWAYFPTRDRMIRALKTVTEA; the protein is encoded by the coding sequence ATGCCAGCGATGAACATTATTCAGGCGCTGAACTCGGCGATGGACGTGCTGCTGGACACCGATCCGGACGTCATCATCTTCGGCGAGGATGCGGGCTATTTCGGCGGCGTGTTCAAGGCGACCGACGGACTGCAGGCGAAATACGGCCTGGACCGCGTGTTTGATGCGCCGATCAACGAGGCGGCGATTGCGGCCATGGCCATCGGCATGGCGGCGCGGGGGCTGAAACCCATCGCGGAGATCCAGTTCGCTGATTATATCTTTCCCGCCATTGACCAGATCGTGTCGGAGATGAGCCGCATCCGCTATCGCTCGGCGGGGCAGTTCACTGCCGGATGCGTGATGCGCAGCCCCTGGGGTGGCGGCATTCGCGGCGGCCAGACCCATTCCATGAGCCCGGAAGCCTTCTTCACCCATGTGCCCGGCCTGCAGGTGGTGGTGCCGTCCAATCCCTATGACGCCAAGGGCCTGCTGATCGCGGCGGTGGAGAGCGGCGATCCGGTGATCTTCTTTGAACCCAAGCGCATCTATAACGGCCCGTATGACGGCGTGCCCGACAAGCCGCTCGCCTCCTGGGCGCGCCATCCCAAGGGCGAGGTGCCCGAAGGGCGCTACACGGTGGAGCTGGGCAAGGCCGAAGTGGTGCGCGAGGGGTCGGCCTGCACCCTGATCACCTATGGCACGCTGGTGCATGTGGCCGAGGCCGCGGCCGAGCATTCGGGCCTTGATGTGGAGATCATCGATCTCAAATCGCTGGTCCCTTACGATATCGAGACCATCGCCGCCTCGGTGAACAAGACAGGCCGCGTCGTGGTCGCCCAGGAAGCGCCGCGCACATCCGGCTTCGCGGCCGAGCTCGCCGCCCAGATCCAGGAAGAATGCTTCTACGCGCTGGAAGCGCCGATCTTCCGCCTGACGGGGTGGGACACGCCCTATCCCCACGCCCATGAATGGGCCTATTTCCCGACGCGCGACCGCATGATCCGCGCGCTGAAAACCGTCACGGAGGCCTGA
- a CDS encoding LysR family transcriptional regulator: protein MTGKAPVFDWDDLRIFHALVAAGSMSGAARKMGIGQPTVSRRLDQLETRIGAKLVTRLAEGIELTDVGERIWTQVQIMQSTAGDIERIAHQADRADAGRVRLTAPEGVAGYWLARHLTSFVEANPNISLEISTRTEGESSIDQSDIVLQMSESKRMSHVATELATLHYVPFASRHYLDTYGPPKGLADVLNHRTADIVSYREQQTHWPREAAAIKQMMNPSLTTDSAIVLIEAVKSGGVISLLPTYAARVEPTLIHLDLELQVPITLWMVYHPDQRRVTRTRKVIDWLREIFDSAQYPWFRRDYVPPSEFSDVETVHIRGERPRPRLL, encoded by the coding sequence ATGACTGGCAAAGCGCCTGTATTCGACTGGGATGATTTGCGCATTTTCCATGCGCTGGTGGCGGCCGGATCCATGAGCGGGGCGGCGCGCAAGATGGGCATCGGCCAGCCGACCGTCAGCCGGCGTCTCGACCAGCTGGAAACGCGCATTGGTGCCAAGCTGGTCACCCGCCTCGCCGAAGGCATCGAGCTCACCGATGTGGGCGAACGCATCTGGACACAGGTCCAGATCATGCAGAGCACGGCCGGGGACATTGAACGCATCGCCCACCAGGCAGACCGCGCAGACGCCGGCCGGGTGCGCCTGACCGCCCCGGAAGGCGTGGCAGGCTATTGGCTGGCGCGTCATCTCACCAGCTTTGTTGAAGCCAATCCGAACATTTCACTTGAAATCAGCACACGCACGGAGGGCGAATCCTCTATCGACCAGTCCGACATCGTTCTTCAGATGTCCGAATCGAAACGGATGAGCCATGTGGCCACAGAATTGGCCACTTTGCACTACGTTCCGTTTGCGTCCCGGCACTATCTTGATACTTACGGCCCGCCCAAAGGACTGGCGGATGTGCTCAATCACCGCACAGCCGATATTGTCAGCTACCGCGAGCAACAGACGCACTGGCCGCGCGAAGCGGCCGCCATCAAGCAGATGATGAACCCGTCCCTGACCACCGACAGTGCCATCGTGCTGATCGAGGCGGTCAAGTCCGGCGGCGTGATTTCACTCCTGCCGACCTACGCTGCGCGTGTGGAGCCCACCCTGATCCACCTGGATCTGGAGCTGCAAGTGCCGATCACGCTGTGGATGGTCTATCACCCCGACCAACGCCGGGTGACGCGCACGCGCAAGGTCATCGACTGGCTGCGCGAGATTTTCGACTCCGCCCAATATCCCTGGTTCCGCCGCGACTACGTCCCGCCATCGGAGTTCTCCGATGTTGAGACGGTTCATATCCGCGGTGAACGCCCCCGCCCCCGGCTGCTCTAG